A single region of the Oryzias melastigma strain HK-1 linkage group LG23, ASM292280v2, whole genome shotgun sequence genome encodes:
- the si:dkeyp-38g8.5 gene encoding LOW QUALITY PROTEIN: uncharacterized protein si:dkeyp-38g8.5 (The sequence of the model RefSeq protein was modified relative to this genomic sequence to represent the inferred CDS: substituted 1 base at 1 genomic stop codon), with protein sequence MEITEHQDHAYTNNKDCDLIPAEFTYKMSREEVKDFVKLRASNDHLFSGKRYASMWAWSAILKRMGLQRKMSHCQASKKXENLKKRYKDLKYPPAGVTVHPESWSLFSLMDDAMQDRLQGTAPVLKALNGVLLRRKRRAPVAEISLAKDLIADGPEVEISLSRDEDGEEAVVMEGINGRNCEMERERALMQREKAVLERELAALERARALLDREKATLERERAIMERERAIMERERMMLEKDRDVVHSERVALEKERANLKTVERARTEEETGSSRAVNSEKTDRKKQLLYLFEKLIEGI encoded by the exons ATGGAAATAACAGAACATCAAGACCACGCGTACACCAACAACAAGGATTGTGATTTAATTCCGGCGGAGTTCACATATAAAA TGAGCCGTGAAGAAGTGAAAGACTTTGTGAAGCTGAGGGCTTCAAATGATCACCTCTTCTCAGGAAAAAGATATGCCTCCATGTGGGCGTGGAG TGCCATCCTGAAACGTATGGGGCTGCAGCGTAAGATGAGTCACTGTCAAGCATctaaaaaataggaaaacttgaaaaagagatATAAG GATCTGAAGTATCCTCCAGCAGGGGTGACAGTGCACCCAGAATCCTGGTCTCTGTTCTCGCTGATGGATGATGCCATGCAGGACCGGCTGCAGGGAACGGCTCCCGTCCTCAAAGCCCTCAACGGCGTCTTACTGCGCAGAAAGAGGAGGGCGCCTGTCGCAGAGATATCTTTGGCTAAGGATTTGATAGCCGATGGACCTGAGGTTGAAATCTCActcagcagagatgaagatggagAGGAGGCGGTGGTGATGGAGGGGATAAACGGGAGGAACTGTGAGATGGAGAGAGAGAGGGCACTAATGCAGCGAGAGAAGGCGGTTCTGGAGCGGGAGCTCGCCGCTCTGGAGCGAGCTCGGGCGCTGCTGGACCGGGAGAAGGCCACCTTGGAGAGAGAGAGGGCCATCATGGAACGGGAGAGGGCGATCATGGAGAGGGAGAGGATGATGCTGGAGAAGGACAGAGACGTCGTGCATAGTGAGCGGGTCGCTTTGGAAAAAGAAAGAGCGAACCTGAAAACTGTAGAACGTGCAAGGACTGAGGAGGAAACAGGAAGCAGCAGGGCTGTGAACTCAGAGAAAACGGACAGAAAAAAGCAACTtctatatttgtttgaaaaacttATAGAGGGTATTTAA
- the si:ch211-244b2.4 gene encoding protein mono-ADP-ribosyltransferase PARP12 isoform X1: MASAYSSFDEDSNGSDYELSFSDQHSSESDVSSQGQNTEPCKYYNKGHCKNGRACSYLHICKYFVKGNCRYGSKCRLNHSGVGGGSFGKSQAQNHPTSCKKVPKLTDGRCYQWQLDGGNGWKDIENDHILEAQYSLPHTKSIKIYNTPYGAVSIDFKRITVYGKKVKVRRLDDGNTVWVWYCILGRKWVKYGEKSSPTKSSPVQSSDIEKKFQSNPSSSFSFDIGGQTLEIRFRDMCQVGQRRKRKVIRRPLFRQQQRQSVSLPQLNLGSKPKWEFEGDGGRWHIFKSRAGVSIDSDEIEKKYQKNPKDRMNFKVQGQDYQLDFGAMIQTNLKTKKTRKIRRV; this comes from the exons ATGGCGTCTGCTTACA GTTCTTTTGATGAAGATTCAAATGGGAGTGATTATGAACTGTCCTTCAGTGACCAACACTCAAGTGAGAGTGATGTCAGCAGTCAG GGTCAAAACACAGAACCCTGCAAATATTACAATAAAGGCCACTGCAAGAATGGGAGAGCCTGCTCTTACTTGCATATCTGCAAGTATTTTGTGAAAGGAAACTGCCGCTATGGCTCCAAATGTAGACTCAACCATTCTGGTGTTGGCGGGGGTTCATTTGGAAAAAGCCAAGCTCAAAACCATCCAACAAGCTGTAAGaaag tgccAAAACTTACTGACGGACGATGCTACCAGTGGCAGCTAGACGGTGGAAATGGTTGGAAAGACATTGAAAATGATCACATCCTGGAGGCCCAGTACTCACTGCCccacaccaaaagcatcaaaatcTACAACACACCATATGG GGCTGTGAGCATTGATTTTAAAAGGATTACAGTGTATGGAAAGAAGGTGAAAGTGAGGCGTTTGGATGACGGTAACACCGTGTGGGTCTGGTACTGTATACTGGGACGTAAGTGGGTCAAGTATGGAGAAAAA AGTTCACCAACTAAAAGCTCTCCAGTGCAGAGCTCTGACATAGAGAAGAAGTTCCAGAGTAACCCATCAAGCTCCTTCTCGTTTGACATTGGGGGTCAGACACTGGAGATTAGATTCAGAG ATATGTGCCAAGTTGGTCAACGCAGAAAGAGGAAAGTCATTCGGCGTCCGCTGTTCAGACAACAGCAGAGACA atctGTCAGCCTCCCTCAGCTCAATTTGGGCTCCAAACCAAAGTGGGAGTTTGAAGGAGATGGAGGAAGATGGCACATTTTCAAATCTAGG GCAGGTGTGTCCATAGACAGTGATGAAATTGAAAAGAAGTACCAGAAAAATCCTAAAGACCGCATGAACTTCAAAGTACAAGGACAAGATTACCAGCTGGATTTTGGAg caatgATTCAGACCAACCTCAAAACTAAGAAGACTCGCAAGATCCGACGTGTATGA
- the si:ch211-244b2.4 gene encoding protein mono-ADP-ribosyltransferase PARP12 isoform X2 has translation MASAYSSFDEDSNGSDYELSFSDQHSSESDVSSQGQNTEPCKYYNKGHCKNGRACSYLHICKYFVKGNCRYGSKCRLNHSGVGGGSFGKSQAQNHPTSLPKLTDGRCYQWQLDGGNGWKDIENDHILEAQYSLPHTKSIKIYNTPYGAVSIDFKRITVYGKKVKVRRLDDGNTVWVWYCILGRKWVKYGEKSSPTKSSPVQSSDIEKKFQSNPSSSFSFDIGGQTLEIRFRDMCQVGQRRKRKVIRRPLFRQQQRQSVSLPQLNLGSKPKWEFEGDGGRWHIFKSRAGVSIDSDEIEKKYQKNPKDRMNFKVQGQDYQLDFGAMIQTNLKTKKTRKIRRV, from the exons ATGGCGTCTGCTTACA GTTCTTTTGATGAAGATTCAAATGGGAGTGATTATGAACTGTCCTTCAGTGACCAACACTCAAGTGAGAGTGATGTCAGCAGTCAG GGTCAAAACACAGAACCCTGCAAATATTACAATAAAGGCCACTGCAAGAATGGGAGAGCCTGCTCTTACTTGCATATCTGCAAGTATTTTGTGAAAGGAAACTGCCGCTATGGCTCCAAATGTAGACTCAACCATTCTGGTGTTGGCGGGGGTTCATTTGGAAAAAGCCAAGCTCAAAACCATCCAACAAGCT tgccAAAACTTACTGACGGACGATGCTACCAGTGGCAGCTAGACGGTGGAAATGGTTGGAAAGACATTGAAAATGATCACATCCTGGAGGCCCAGTACTCACTGCCccacaccaaaagcatcaaaatcTACAACACACCATATGG GGCTGTGAGCATTGATTTTAAAAGGATTACAGTGTATGGAAAGAAGGTGAAAGTGAGGCGTTTGGATGACGGTAACACCGTGTGGGTCTGGTACTGTATACTGGGACGTAAGTGGGTCAAGTATGGAGAAAAA AGTTCACCAACTAAAAGCTCTCCAGTGCAGAGCTCTGACATAGAGAAGAAGTTCCAGAGTAACCCATCAAGCTCCTTCTCGTTTGACATTGGGGGTCAGACACTGGAGATTAGATTCAGAG ATATGTGCCAAGTTGGTCAACGCAGAAAGAGGAAAGTCATTCGGCGTCCGCTGTTCAGACAACAGCAGAGACA atctGTCAGCCTCCCTCAGCTCAATTTGGGCTCCAAACCAAAGTGGGAGTTTGAAGGAGATGGAGGAAGATGGCACATTTTCAAATCTAGG GCAGGTGTGTCCATAGACAGTGATGAAATTGAAAAGAAGTACCAGAAAAATCCTAAAGACCGCATGAACTTCAAAGTACAAGGACAAGATTACCAGCTGGATTTTGGAg caatgATTCAGACCAACCTCAAAACTAAGAAGACTCGCAAGATCCGACGTGTATGA
- the LOC112153626 gene encoding protein mono-ADP-ribosyltransferase PARP12, translating to MYTDDEEYYFGSGGSGKYYEWQLMIKNRWLRIDGDHVIETHYCQPGAKGMTINTTKGKVFIDFDTLETSNKGVRVQRLSVLPPDQTEDVCWYFRDEHEWWEYGSRGPGTSVSSRDIERHFTLYPQGNLRFTVGSNGYSLDFRTMTQMNLNTGLQRRIRRRPKFTNSAGLRSPPALLAGSTSLSGGKPKWEFMDQYGKWTEYQKHVSISSEDIEVQFKRNPYGLLTFTTKKFKYELDFAAMTQRNLSTNTVRSVRRLE from the exons ATG TACACAGACGATGAAGAATATTACTTTGGAAGTGGTG gaagtgggaAGTATTATGAGTGGCAGCTGATGATTAAAAATCGGTGGCTGCGAATCGACGGCGATCATGTCATCGAGACTCACTACTGCCAGCCTGGAGCCAAGGGAATGACTATCAACACGACCAAGGG AAAAGTGTTCATAGACTTTGACACTTTGGAGACATCCAACAAAGGTGTCCGAGTCCAGAGACTCAGCGTTCTGCCTCCTGACCAAACAGAGGATGTGTGCTGGTATTTCAGGGATGAACACGAGTGGTGGGAATATGGATCCAGG GGTCCTGGAACATCCGTCAGCAGTAGAGACATCGAGCGTCACTTCACTTTGTATCCTCAGGGGAACCTCAGGTTCACCGTGGGTTCTAATGGATACTCACTAGATTTCCGCA CTATGACCCAAATGAACCTCAACACGGGTTTGCAAAGGAGAATTCGCAGGCGTCCAAAATTCACCAACTCTGCAGG ATTGCGCTCACCCCCAGCTCTTCTTGCTGGTTCCACCTCTCTGTCTGGTGGAAAACCAAAGTGGGAGTTCATGGATCAATACGGCAAATGGACAGAATACCAGAAACAT GTCAGTATATCCAGTGAGGACATTGAAGTGCAGTTTAAGAGGAACCCATACGGCCTGTTGACTTTCACCACTAAGAAGTTCAAGTATGAACTCGACTTTGCAG CCATGACTCAAAGGAACCTGTCCACAAACACCGTCAGGTCAGTGAGGCGACTTGAGTGA
- the LOC112153615 gene encoding uncharacterized protein LOC112153615 — MNDKCFEWQMLVENQWLRIDSDHVIETHYCQPGAKGMAINTTVGQIFIDFDTLETSQESVRVQRLSLLPPDQPEDVGWYFRDDRLWCEYGSNGSGTLNSSVSSKDIERHFMLNPQGNLGFSVGSIGYSIDFSTMTQTNLTTGLQRNIRRRPKFPSNLAGLYSTTVLPGPSQQSVAGCKWEFMGDRGQWTEYQTPVCSCDSSTIEQQYKQNPQGQLPFTTHKYSYTLDFSRMCQINNVFGTTRAVRRTAGSGVQPDISSGTSLQWQFQDNWRIWTDFSQGNQCSVSSQDIELQYQQNPSGTLIFYTRDFSYELNFSAMNQRNLSTNTVRAVRRIQQ; from the exons A TGAATGACAAGTGTTTTGAGTGGCAGATGCTGGTTGAAAATCAGTGGCTGCGAATCGACAGCGACCATGTCATCGAGACTCACTACTGCCAGCCTGGAGCCAAGGGAATGGCCATCAACACGACCGTGGG ACAGATATTCATAGATTTTGACACTTTGGAGACATCTCAAGAAAGTGTACGAGTTCAGAGACTCAGCCTCCTGCCTCCTGACCAACCAGAAGATGTAGGCTGGTACTTCAGAGATGACCGCCTGTGGTGTGAATATGGATCCAAT GGCTCCGGCACGTTGAACTCATCCGTCAGCAGTAAAGACATTGAGCGTCACTTCATGTTGAACCCTCAGGGGAACCTCGGGTTCTCAGTGGGCTCTATAGGCTACTCAATAGATTTTTCCA ccATGACCCAAACAAACCTCACCACAGGCTTGCAAAGGAACATTAGAAGGCGTCCAAAATTCCCCTCCAACCTTGCAGG ACTTTACTCCACCACAGTCCTTCCTGGGCCATCACAGCAGTCTGTGGCAGGTTGTAAGTGGGAGTTTATGGGAGATCGGGGGCAGTGGACAGAATACCAGACACCT GTCTGCTCGTGTGACAGCTCCACTATTGAACAACAATACAAGCAGAACCCTCAGGGCCAGCTTCCCTTTACCACACACAAGTACTCGTACACACTGGATTTTTCAA GAATGTGTCAAATAAACAATGTCTTTGGGACGACGAGAGCAGTGAGGAGGACTGCTGGTTCTGGCGTTCAACCAGACATCAG TTCAGGCACAAGTCTGCAGTGGCAGTTTCAAGACAACTGGAGAATATGGACAGATTTCTCTCAG GGAAACCAGTGCAGCGTTTCCAGTCAGGACATTGAACTCCAGTACCAGCAGAACCCGTCCGGCACTTTGATTTTCTACACCAGGGACTTCAGCTATGAGCTGAACTTTTCAG cCATGAATCAAAGGAACTTGTCCACAAACACAGTCAGAGCGGTGAGAAGAATTCAGCAGTGA
- the scyl2 gene encoding SCY1-like protein 2 isoform X1 produces MESMLNKLKSTVTKVTADVTSAVMGNPVTREFEVGKHIASGGPGLCWRIYNGTKKSTKQEVAVFVFDKKMIDKYQKFEKDQIIDSLKKGVQQLTRLRHPRLLTVQHPLEESRDCLAFCTEPVFASLSNVLGQWDNLPSPVPKDIKEYKLYDVETKYGLLQISEGLSFLHSGVKMVHGNLCLENIILNKSGAWKIMGFDFSISSINPSDAEPKYSCKEWEPNLPPLCLPNPEYLAPEYILSVSCDSASDMYSLGVVMHAVFNEGKPVFQVNKHDIFSFSRQLDQLSSMSPTVLSKIPEEVREHVKMLLSVTPNVRPDADQMTKIPFFDDVGAVTLQYFDSLFQRDNLQKSQFYKGLPKVLPKLPKRVVVYRILPALTSEFVNPDMVPFVLPNVLLIAEDCTKDEYVRLIMPDLTPVFKLQEPVQASNMILLIFLQKMDLLLTKTPPEEIKNSVLPMVYRAVEAPSIQIQELCLNIIPSFANLIDYPSMKNSLIPRIKSACLQTSSLAVRVNSLVCLGKILEYLDKWFVIDEILPFLQQIPSREPAVLMGILGIYKCTFSHKKLGIPKEHLATKSLPHLVSLSIDNNLNLNQFNSFMVVIREMMNRMEAEHKTKLEQLHAMQEQQRSLNISNPMNQSEEAKSPPSSSNQIDDIFGSSGVNGKENGSAAPASQPNRVSLTLEEKQRLAKEQEQAAKLRSQQPLAPQAVKATSTSGSQTKDLTSSLFNSMTAIDNLSLANAARPAPMPGPTMPAFNSATPVVGSMAAPVPNGFNPTLGFQSGGMGMAMRPSGPNLYGGMAATTSTPNFGALAHNPGPTGPMGKAPDMSALDNLFTPSKPKVPLNQMGPKAPPGTSSPWLSQFGGAQSPQTPMQSVGMGGVPSGFGMQANPFFSPQNFSQPGAAPAMNQAGVKHSASANNDLKDLFG; encoded by the exons ATGGAGTCCATGCTGAACAAACTGAAAAGTACCGTTACCAAGGTAACGGCGGATGTCACCAGTGCCGTAATGGGGAATCCAGTGACAAGAGAGTTTGAAGTCGGGAAGCATATTGCAAGTGGAGGTCCTGGGTTGTGCTGGAGGATCTACAACGGCACTAAGAAGTCCACCAAGCAG GAAGTAGCAGTCTTTGTGTTTGACAAGAAGATGATCGATAAGTATCAGAAGTTCGAGAAGGACCAAATAATCGACTCGCTGAAAAAAGGGGTGCAGCAGCTGACGAGACTGCGTCACCCCCGTCTCTTGACTGTGCAGCATCCTCTGGAAGAATCACG AGACTGCTTGGCATTCTGCACAGAGCCGGTGTTTGCCAGTCTGTCCAATGTGTTGGGCCAGTGGGACAACCTGCCCAGCCCCGTGCCTAAAGACATCAAGGAATACAAACTTTATGACGTGGAAACCAAGTATGGATTATTACAG aTCTCGGAGGGTTTATCTTTCCTCCACAGTGGGGTTAAAATGGTCCATGGCAACTTATGTCTGGAGAATATCATCCTTAATAAAAGTGGAGCCTGGAAGATCATGGGCTTCGACTTCAGCATCTCATCCATCAACCCTTCAGATGCTGAG CCAAAGTACTCCTGCAAAGAGTGGGAACCCAACCTTCCCCCCCTCTGCCTCCCGAACCCAGAATACCTGGCCCCCGAGTACATCCTGTCCGTCAGCTGCGACTCCGCCTCAGACATGTACTCTCTCGGGGTCGTCATGCACGCCGTCTTTAACGAGGGCAAGCCCGTCTTTCAAGTAAACAagcatgacatttttagctTCAGCAGGCAGCTGGACCAG TTAAGTAGCATGAGTCCAACAGTGCTCAGCAAGATTCCAGAGGAGGTGCGAGAGCATGTGAAGATGCTGCTGAGCGTCACGCCAAACGTCCGGCCGGACGCCGACCAGATGACCAAG ATCCCCTTCTTTGATGACGTTGGCGCGGTCACTCTGCAGTACTTCGACTCGCTTTTCCAGAGGGACAACTTGCAAAAGTCCCAGTTCTATAAAGGTCTCCCAAAAGTGCTGCCCAAACTACCAAAg AGGGTGGTGGTGTACCGGATCTTACCAGCACTGACGTCTGAGTTCGTCAACCCAGACATGGTTCCCTTTGTGCTCCCCAATGTGCTGCTGATTGCAGAGGACTGCACAAAGGACGAGTACGTCCGCCTCATCATGCCCGACCTCACGCCGGTCTTCAAGCTGCAGGAGCCGGTCCAG GCTAGTAATATG ATCTTGCTGATATTCCTGCAAAAGATGGACCTTCTTCTAACTAAAACTCCACCCGAGGAAATCAAGAACAGCGTGCTGCCGATGGTCTACAGAGCCGTGGAGGCTCCTTCAATACAGATCCAG GAGCTGTGCTTGAACATCATTCCATCCTTTGCCAACCTGATAGACTACCCCTCCATGAAGAATTCCCTCATCCCCCGGATCAAATCCGCCTGCCTCCAGACCTCCTCTCTCGCT gTGCGAGTGAACTCTTTGGTGTGTTTGGGAAAGATTTTGGAATATCTGGACAAATGGTTTGTCATTGATGAGATCCTCCCCTTCCTACAACAAATCCCATCTAGAGAACCTGCTGTTCTCATGGGCATTTTAG gAATCTATAAATGCACCTTTAGCCACAAGAAACTCGGCATCCCCAAAGAGCATCTGGCCACTAAAAGCTTACCTCACCTGGTGTCTCTAAGCATAGATAATAACCTCAATCTCAATCAG ttTAATTCCTTCATGGTGGTTATCCGGGAGATGATGAACCGCATGGAGGCGGAACACAAGACCAAACTGGAGCAGCTGCACGCCATGCAGGAGCAGCAGAG GAGTCTTAACATCTCAAATCCAATGAATCAATCAGAAGAAGCCAAAAGCCCTCCGAGTTCTAGTAACCAG attgatgacatatTTGGGAGCTCAGGCGTGAATGGGAAAGAAAATGGATCTGCTGCCCCCGCCTCACAGCCTAATCGC GTGAGTCTGACTCTAGAGGAGAAGCAGAGGTTGGCTAAAGAGCAGGAGCAGGCGGCTAAACTGAGGAGCCAGCAGCCGCTGGCGCCACAGGCGGTCAAAGCTACCTCCACCTCCGGCTCACAG ACCAAGGATCTGACCAGCAGCCTTTTCAACAGTATGACGGCTATAGACAACCTGTCTTTGGCCAACGCAGCGCGACCCGCTCCAATGCCGGGCCCCACCATGCCCGCCTTCAACTCTGCTACCCCTGTGGTCGGATCCATGGCCGCCCCCGTCCCCAACGGCTTCAACCCAACTTTGGGCTTCCAGTCGGGAGGAATGGGAATGGCCATGCGGCCCTCGGGCCCCAACCTCTACGGCGGCATGGCGGCCACCACTAGCACCCCGAACTTCGGAGCCCTGGCGCATAACCCAGGACCGACCGGGCCCATGGGCAAAGCTCCGGACATGTCCGCTTTGGACAACCTGTTTACACCCAGCAAGCCCAAAGTCCCTCTCAACCAAATGGGCCCCAAAGCTCCTCCTGGAACCAGCAGCCCTTGGCTCAGTCAGTTCGGCGGCGCCCAGAGCCCTCAGACTCCGATGCAAAGCGTGGGCATGGGAGGGGTGCCCAGCGGCTTCGGGATGCAGGCAAACCCGTTCTTCAGCCCGCAGAACTTTTCTCAACCAGGCGCCGCTCCAGCCATGAACCAGGCCGGAGTCAAACACAGTGCATCTGCGAACAATGACCTAAAGGACTTGTTCGGCTGA
- the scyl2 gene encoding SCY1-like protein 2 isoform X2 → MESMLNKLKSTVTKVTADVTSAVMGNPVTREFEVGKHIASGGPGLCWRIYNGTKKSTKQEVAVFVFDKKMIDKYQKFEKDQIIDSLKKGVQQLTRLRHPRLLTVQHPLEESRDCLAFCTEPVFASLSNVLGQWDNLPSPVPKDIKEYKLYDVETKYGLLQISEGLSFLHSGVKMVHGNLCLENIILNKSGAWKIMGFDFSISSINPSDAEPKYSCKEWEPNLPPLCLPNPEYLAPEYILSVSCDSASDMYSLGVVMHAVFNEGKPVFQVNKHDIFSFSRQLDQLSSMSPTVLSKIPEEVREHVKMLLSVTPNVRPDADQMTKIPFFDDVGAVTLQYFDSLFQRDNLQKSQFYKGLPKVLPKLPKRVVVYRILPALTSEFVNPDMVPFVLPNVLLIAEDCTKDEYVRLIMPDLTPVFKLQEPVQILLIFLQKMDLLLTKTPPEEIKNSVLPMVYRAVEAPSIQIQELCLNIIPSFANLIDYPSMKNSLIPRIKSACLQTSSLAVRVNSLVCLGKILEYLDKWFVIDEILPFLQQIPSREPAVLMGILGIYKCTFSHKKLGIPKEHLATKSLPHLVSLSIDNNLNLNQFNSFMVVIREMMNRMEAEHKTKLEQLHAMQEQQRSLNISNPMNQSEEAKSPPSSSNQIDDIFGSSGVNGKENGSAAPASQPNRVSLTLEEKQRLAKEQEQAAKLRSQQPLAPQAVKATSTSGSQTKDLTSSLFNSMTAIDNLSLANAARPAPMPGPTMPAFNSATPVVGSMAAPVPNGFNPTLGFQSGGMGMAMRPSGPNLYGGMAATTSTPNFGALAHNPGPTGPMGKAPDMSALDNLFTPSKPKVPLNQMGPKAPPGTSSPWLSQFGGAQSPQTPMQSVGMGGVPSGFGMQANPFFSPQNFSQPGAAPAMNQAGVKHSASANNDLKDLFG, encoded by the exons ATGGAGTCCATGCTGAACAAACTGAAAAGTACCGTTACCAAGGTAACGGCGGATGTCACCAGTGCCGTAATGGGGAATCCAGTGACAAGAGAGTTTGAAGTCGGGAAGCATATTGCAAGTGGAGGTCCTGGGTTGTGCTGGAGGATCTACAACGGCACTAAGAAGTCCACCAAGCAG GAAGTAGCAGTCTTTGTGTTTGACAAGAAGATGATCGATAAGTATCAGAAGTTCGAGAAGGACCAAATAATCGACTCGCTGAAAAAAGGGGTGCAGCAGCTGACGAGACTGCGTCACCCCCGTCTCTTGACTGTGCAGCATCCTCTGGAAGAATCACG AGACTGCTTGGCATTCTGCACAGAGCCGGTGTTTGCCAGTCTGTCCAATGTGTTGGGCCAGTGGGACAACCTGCCCAGCCCCGTGCCTAAAGACATCAAGGAATACAAACTTTATGACGTGGAAACCAAGTATGGATTATTACAG aTCTCGGAGGGTTTATCTTTCCTCCACAGTGGGGTTAAAATGGTCCATGGCAACTTATGTCTGGAGAATATCATCCTTAATAAAAGTGGAGCCTGGAAGATCATGGGCTTCGACTTCAGCATCTCATCCATCAACCCTTCAGATGCTGAG CCAAAGTACTCCTGCAAAGAGTGGGAACCCAACCTTCCCCCCCTCTGCCTCCCGAACCCAGAATACCTGGCCCCCGAGTACATCCTGTCCGTCAGCTGCGACTCCGCCTCAGACATGTACTCTCTCGGGGTCGTCATGCACGCCGTCTTTAACGAGGGCAAGCCCGTCTTTCAAGTAAACAagcatgacatttttagctTCAGCAGGCAGCTGGACCAG TTAAGTAGCATGAGTCCAACAGTGCTCAGCAAGATTCCAGAGGAGGTGCGAGAGCATGTGAAGATGCTGCTGAGCGTCACGCCAAACGTCCGGCCGGACGCCGACCAGATGACCAAG ATCCCCTTCTTTGATGACGTTGGCGCGGTCACTCTGCAGTACTTCGACTCGCTTTTCCAGAGGGACAACTTGCAAAAGTCCCAGTTCTATAAAGGTCTCCCAAAAGTGCTGCCCAAACTACCAAAg AGGGTGGTGGTGTACCGGATCTTACCAGCACTGACGTCTGAGTTCGTCAACCCAGACATGGTTCCCTTTGTGCTCCCCAATGTGCTGCTGATTGCAGAGGACTGCACAAAGGACGAGTACGTCCGCCTCATCATGCCCGACCTCACGCCGGTCTTCAAGCTGCAGGAGCCGGTCCAG ATCTTGCTGATATTCCTGCAAAAGATGGACCTTCTTCTAACTAAAACTCCACCCGAGGAAATCAAGAACAGCGTGCTGCCGATGGTCTACAGAGCCGTGGAGGCTCCTTCAATACAGATCCAG GAGCTGTGCTTGAACATCATTCCATCCTTTGCCAACCTGATAGACTACCCCTCCATGAAGAATTCCCTCATCCCCCGGATCAAATCCGCCTGCCTCCAGACCTCCTCTCTCGCT gTGCGAGTGAACTCTTTGGTGTGTTTGGGAAAGATTTTGGAATATCTGGACAAATGGTTTGTCATTGATGAGATCCTCCCCTTCCTACAACAAATCCCATCTAGAGAACCTGCTGTTCTCATGGGCATTTTAG gAATCTATAAATGCACCTTTAGCCACAAGAAACTCGGCATCCCCAAAGAGCATCTGGCCACTAAAAGCTTACCTCACCTGGTGTCTCTAAGCATAGATAATAACCTCAATCTCAATCAG ttTAATTCCTTCATGGTGGTTATCCGGGAGATGATGAACCGCATGGAGGCGGAACACAAGACCAAACTGGAGCAGCTGCACGCCATGCAGGAGCAGCAGAG GAGTCTTAACATCTCAAATCCAATGAATCAATCAGAAGAAGCCAAAAGCCCTCCGAGTTCTAGTAACCAG attgatgacatatTTGGGAGCTCAGGCGTGAATGGGAAAGAAAATGGATCTGCTGCCCCCGCCTCACAGCCTAATCGC GTGAGTCTGACTCTAGAGGAGAAGCAGAGGTTGGCTAAAGAGCAGGAGCAGGCGGCTAAACTGAGGAGCCAGCAGCCGCTGGCGCCACAGGCGGTCAAAGCTACCTCCACCTCCGGCTCACAG ACCAAGGATCTGACCAGCAGCCTTTTCAACAGTATGACGGCTATAGACAACCTGTCTTTGGCCAACGCAGCGCGACCCGCTCCAATGCCGGGCCCCACCATGCCCGCCTTCAACTCTGCTACCCCTGTGGTCGGATCCATGGCCGCCCCCGTCCCCAACGGCTTCAACCCAACTTTGGGCTTCCAGTCGGGAGGAATGGGAATGGCCATGCGGCCCTCGGGCCCCAACCTCTACGGCGGCATGGCGGCCACCACTAGCACCCCGAACTTCGGAGCCCTGGCGCATAACCCAGGACCGACCGGGCCCATGGGCAAAGCTCCGGACATGTCCGCTTTGGACAACCTGTTTACACCCAGCAAGCCCAAAGTCCCTCTCAACCAAATGGGCCCCAAAGCTCCTCCTGGAACCAGCAGCCCTTGGCTCAGTCAGTTCGGCGGCGCCCAGAGCCCTCAGACTCCGATGCAAAGCGTGGGCATGGGAGGGGTGCCCAGCGGCTTCGGGATGCAGGCAAACCCGTTCTTCAGCCCGCAGAACTTTTCTCAACCAGGCGCCGCTCCAGCCATGAACCAGGCCGGAGTCAAACACAGTGCATCTGCGAACAATGACCTAAAGGACTTGTTCGGCTGA